The Brassica napus cultivar Da-Ae chromosome C7, Da-Ae, whole genome shotgun sequence genome has a segment encoding these proteins:
- the LOC125590449 gene encoding uncharacterized protein LOC125590449, protein MKNSEAKLVGSAPLPEANEVEKKNPNECNYIQNDKRSHSKGRGGYRNRDNYSNGRDKYLAGRKGNHNNRGRGSNPGRGRGGYGRGRDGISKPSYSTKSVCHRCGMSNHWTKNCRTPKHLCELYQESLKDKNPEAHMVHDSGYESDKVSDVANDDLMDFETSDCLKD, encoded by the coding sequence atgaagaacagtgaagcTAAACTTGTCGGATCTGCCCCATTACCAGAGGCAAATgaagttgaaaagaaaaatcccAACGAGTGCAATTACATCCAGAATGATAAGAGATCACATAGCAAAGGCCGTGGTGGATACAGGAACCGTGACAATTACTCGAACGGTCGAGACAAGTACTTGGccggccggaaaggaaaccacaataaccgtggtcgtggttccaatcccGGCCGTGGCCGAGGTGGTTATGGACGAGGTCGAGACGGTATATCTAAACcgtcttactcgaccaaatcTGTTTGTCACAGATGTGGGATGAGCAACCATTGGACCAAGAATTGTAGAACTCCTAAGCACTTATGTGAGCTCTACCAAGAGAGTCTTAAggacaagaacccggaggctcaTATGGTCCATGATTCCGGTTATGAGTCTGATAAAGTATCTGATGTTGCAAATGACGACTTGATGGActttgagacttctgattgtctcaaagaCTAA
- the LOC125590448 gene encoding uncharacterized protein LOC125590448 has product MDYKSVDEYNSVLFKTVSMLRLCCEVVTEEELLEKTFSTFHSSNIILQQQYRMKGFATYTDLISYLAGRKGNHNNRGRGSNLGRGRGGYGRGRGGISKPCYSTKSVCHRCGMSNRWAKNCRTPKHLCELYQESLKDNNPEAHMVHDSGYPADKESDVANDDLMDFETSDCFKD; this is encoded by the exons atgGATTATAAGTCAGTGGATGAGTACAATTCGGTCTTGTTTAAGACGGTCTCAATGTTGAGACTTTGTTGTGAAGTAGTAACCGAAGAAGAGTTGCTCGAGAAAACATTCTCTACGTTTCATTCCTCAAACATAATCCTGCAGCAGCAGTACCGAATGAAAGGCTTCgccacatacactgatctgatctc GTACTTGGccggccggaaaggaaaccacaataaccgtggtcgtggttccaatctCGGCCGTGGCCGAGGTGGTTATGGACGAGGTCGAGGCGGTATATCTAAACCGTGttactcgaccaaatccgtttgTCACAGATGTGGGATGAGCAACCGTTGGGCCAAGAATTGTAGAACTCCTAAGCACTTATGTGAGCTCTACCAAGAGAGTCTTAAGGACAACAACCCGGAGGCTCATATGGTCCATGATTCCGGTTATCCGGCTGATAAAGAATCCGATGTTGCAAATGACGACCTGATGGActttgagacttctgattgtTTCAAAGACTAA